A single window of Streptomyces cathayae DNA harbors:
- a CDS encoding alpha-ketoacid dehydrogenase subunit beta — MAETVTSKNMALAKAINESLRRALDTDPKVLVMGEDVGKLGGVFRVTDGLQKDFGESRVIDTPLAESGIVGTAIGLALRGYRPVVEIQFDGFVFPAYDQIVTQLAKMHARSLGKVKLPVVVRIPYGGGIGAVEHHSESPESLFAHVAGLKVVSPSNASDAYWMMQQAIQSDDPVIFFEPKRRYWDKAEVNTEAIPGPLHTARVVREGTDLTLVAYGPMVKLCQEVADAAAEEGRSLEVLDLRSVSPLDFDSIQASVEKTRRLVVVHEAPVFFGSGAEIAARITERCFYHLEAPVLRVGGYHAPYPPARLEESYLPDLDRVLDAVDRSMAY; from the coding sequence ATGGCGGAGACCGTGACATCCAAGAACATGGCCCTGGCCAAGGCGATCAACGAGTCGCTGCGCCGTGCCCTGGACACCGACCCCAAGGTCCTCGTCATGGGTGAGGACGTCGGCAAGCTCGGCGGCGTGTTCCGGGTGACGGACGGGCTGCAGAAGGACTTCGGCGAGAGCCGCGTCATCGACACCCCGCTCGCCGAGTCGGGCATCGTCGGCACGGCGATCGGCCTCGCCCTGCGCGGCTACCGCCCGGTGGTCGAGATCCAGTTCGACGGTTTCGTCTTCCCGGCGTACGACCAGATCGTCACGCAGCTGGCGAAGATGCACGCCCGGTCGCTGGGCAAGGTGAAGCTCCCCGTCGTGGTGCGCATCCCCTACGGCGGCGGCATCGGCGCGGTCGAGCACCACTCCGAGTCCCCGGAGTCCCTGTTCGCCCACGTGGCGGGCCTGAAGGTGGTCTCCCCGTCCAACGCGTCGGACGCGTACTGGATGATGCAGCAGGCCATCCAGAGCGACGACCCGGTGATCTTCTTCGAGCCCAAGCGGCGCTACTGGGACAAGGCCGAGGTCAACACCGAGGCGATCCCCGGACCGCTGCACACCGCGCGCGTGGTCCGCGAGGGTACCGACCTGACGCTGGTGGCCTACGGGCCGATGGTCAAGCTCTGTCAGGAGGTCGCGGACGCCGCCGCCGAGGAGGGCCGCTCCCTGGAGGTGCTGGACCTGCGCTCGGTCTCCCCGCTCGACTTCGACTCGATCCAGGCGTCGGTGGAGAAGACCCGCCGTCTGGTCGTCGTCCACGAGGCGCCGGTGTTCTTCGGTTCGGGCGCGGAGATCGCCGCGCGGATCACGGAGCGCTGCTTCTACCACCTGGAGGCCCCGGTCCTGCGGGTGGGCGGCTACCACGCCCCGTACCCGCCGGCCCGCCTGGAGGAGTCCTACCTCCCGGACCTGGACCGGGTGCTGGACGCCGTCGACCGCTCGATGGCGTACTGA
- the pdhA gene encoding pyruvate dehydrogenase (acetyl-transferring) E1 component subunit alpha: protein MTVESTAAHAPRRSAGSNTGATGTKRTTSTTGKKTTAAKKATTARKPVTAKKATAAKKAGGAVKSAEPHLVQLLTPEGERVKNAEFDQYVEGITVEDLRGLYRDMVLTRRFDAEATSLQRQGELGLWASLLGQEAAQIGSGRALRDDDYVFPTYREHGVAWCRGVDPTNLLGMFRGVNNGGWDPNGNNFHLYTIVIGSQALHATGYAMGIAKDGADSAVIAYFGDGASSQGDVAEAFTFSAVYNAPVVFFCQNNQWAISEPTEKQSRVPLYQRAQGFGFPGVRVDGNDVLASLAVTRWALERARGGEGPTLIEAFTYRMGAHTTSDDPTRYRHDDERAAWEAKDPILRLRRYLESAHHTDEGFFAELESESETLGKRVREVVRAMPDPDHFAIFENAYADGHALVDEERAQFAAYQASFDDTDGGK from the coding sequence GTGACCGTGGAGAGCACTGCCGCGCACGCACCGCGACGCAGCGCCGGAAGCAACACCGGCGCCACCGGCACCAAACGCACCACCAGTACCACTGGCAAGAAGACCACCGCGGCGAAGAAGGCCACCACGGCCAGGAAGCCCGTCACCGCCAAGAAGGCCACCGCGGCGAAGAAGGCCGGCGGCGCGGTGAAGAGTGCCGAGCCCCACCTCGTGCAACTGCTGACGCCCGAGGGCGAGCGCGTCAAGAACGCCGAGTTCGACCAGTACGTCGAGGGCATCACCGTCGAGGACCTCCGCGGCCTGTACCGCGACATGGTGCTCACCCGCCGCTTCGACGCCGAGGCGACCTCGCTGCAGCGCCAGGGCGAGCTGGGCCTGTGGGCCTCGCTGCTGGGCCAGGAGGCGGCGCAGATCGGCTCCGGCCGGGCGCTGCGCGACGACGACTACGTCTTCCCCACCTACCGGGAGCACGGCGTCGCCTGGTGCCGGGGTGTGGACCCGACCAACCTGCTCGGCATGTTCCGCGGCGTCAACAACGGCGGCTGGGACCCGAACGGCAACAACTTCCACCTGTACACGATCGTCATCGGCTCCCAGGCGCTGCACGCCACGGGCTACGCGATGGGCATCGCCAAGGACGGCGCGGACAGCGCGGTGATCGCCTACTTCGGCGACGGCGCCTCCAGCCAGGGCGACGTGGCCGAGGCGTTCACCTTCTCCGCGGTCTACAACGCCCCGGTGGTGTTCTTCTGCCAGAACAACCAGTGGGCGATCTCCGAGCCGACCGAGAAGCAGTCCCGCGTCCCGCTGTACCAGCGCGCGCAGGGCTTCGGCTTCCCGGGCGTGCGGGTGGACGGCAACGACGTGCTGGCGAGCCTCGCCGTCACCCGGTGGGCCCTGGAGCGGGCCCGCGGCGGTGAGGGGCCGACGCTGATCGAGGCGTTCACCTACCGCATGGGTGCCCACACCACCTCCGACGACCCCACCCGCTACCGCCACGACGACGAGCGGGCCGCCTGGGAGGCCAAGGACCCGATCCTGCGCCTTCGCCGCTACCTGGAGTCCGCACACCACACGGACGAGGGATTCTTCGCGGAACTGGAGAGCGAGAGCGAGACGTTGGGCAAACGAGTGCGCGAAGTGGTCCGTGCCATGCCGGACCCGGACCACTTCGCCATCTTCGAGAACGCGTACGCGGACGGCCACGCCCTCGTCGACGAGGAGCGGGCGCAGTTCGCCGCCTACCAGGCGTCGTTCGACGACACGGACGGGGGCAAGTGA
- a CDS encoding protein kinase domain-containing protein: MAQQQRAQGPSDPEATGGGMSDAPDNWGNGGLIGDGRYRLTHRLGRGGMAEVFAAEDVRLGRTVAVKLMRADLAEDPIAKARFTREAQSVAGLNHHAIVAVYDSGEDTVGGQAVPYIVMEIVEGRTIRDLLLNAEAPGPEQALIIVSGVLEALAYSHQHGIVHRDIKPANVIITHNGAVKVMDFGIARAMHGASTTMTQTGMVMGTPQYLSPEQALGKAVDHRSDLYATGCMLYELLALRPPFTGETPLSVVYQHVQDIPTPPSEVSDASPPELDGLVMRSLAKEPDDRFQTAEEMRGLIQYGLQMLYDQGGHTGTWNTGVVDVHDGRHTPSAGFAGTTAMPHPDTTGTAAIPQPILPNRYGSGDDGGFEGGGSQGSGRGKLWILAVLAVIAITAGVALALSNDGADKESDPPTKSPSSSQSSEEKEKKPSESPSDDATEEPQAPGNTDTGTGNGYGNGNGSGGNNNNWPPSYNPTPSQDQSQPEDPTNDPTNDPTTPTETETNEEPPPPPETDPGAGGADGGPVSGGTEGGGDIGAVTGG, from the coding sequence ATGGCACAGCAGCAGCGCGCTCAGGGCCCGTCCGACCCCGAGGCGACTGGCGGCGGAATGTCGGACGCGCCGGACAACTGGGGTAACGGCGGGCTCATCGGCGACGGCCGTTATCGGCTGACGCACCGACTCGGCCGGGGCGGCATGGCCGAGGTGTTCGCCGCCGAGGACGTGCGCCTCGGGCGTACGGTCGCGGTCAAACTCATGCGTGCCGACCTCGCCGAGGACCCGATCGCCAAAGCGCGTTTCACGCGTGAGGCGCAGTCGGTGGCCGGTCTCAACCACCACGCGATCGTCGCCGTGTACGACTCCGGTGAGGACACGGTGGGCGGCCAGGCCGTGCCGTACATCGTCATGGAGATCGTCGAGGGCCGCACGATCCGTGATCTCCTGCTCAACGCCGAGGCGCCCGGCCCCGAACAGGCGCTGATCATCGTCTCCGGTGTGCTGGAGGCGCTGGCCTACTCGCACCAGCACGGCATCGTGCACCGCGACATCAAGCCCGCCAACGTCATCATCACCCACAACGGTGCCGTGAAGGTGATGGACTTCGGCATCGCCCGCGCGATGCACGGCGCGTCCACGACGATGACGCAGACCGGCATGGTCATGGGCACCCCGCAGTACCTCTCGCCGGAGCAGGCGCTCGGCAAGGCCGTCGACCACCGGTCCGACCTGTACGCGACCGGCTGCATGCTGTACGAACTCCTGGCGCTGCGGCCCCCGTTCACCGGTGAGACGCCGCTGTCCGTGGTCTACCAGCACGTGCAGGACATCCCCACGCCCCCGTCGGAGGTCTCGGACGCCAGCCCGCCGGAGCTGGACGGGCTTGTCATGCGCTCACTCGCCAAGGAGCCGGACGACCGGTTCCAGACGGCCGAGGAGATGCGCGGGCTGATCCAGTACGGGCTGCAGATGCTCTACGACCAGGGCGGACACACCGGCACCTGGAACACCGGCGTGGTCGACGTGCACGACGGCCGGCACACCCCGTCGGCCGGTTTCGCCGGTACGACGGCGATGCCGCACCCGGACACCACCGGCACCGCGGCCATCCCGCAGCCGATCCTGCCCAACCGGTACGGGAGCGGGGACGACGGCGGCTTCGAGGGCGGCGGCAGCCAGGGCAGCGGCCGCGGCAAGCTGTGGATCCTCGCGGTGCTCGCGGTGATCGCCATCACGGCGGGTGTCGCCCTGGCACTGAGCAACGATGGCGCGGACAAGGAATCCGACCCGCCGACCAAGTCCCCGAGCTCCTCGCAGTCCAGCGAGGAGAAGGAGAAGAAGCCCAGCGAGTCGCCGAGCGACGACGCCACCGAGGAGCCGCAGGCGCCGGGCAACACGGACACCGGCACCGGCAACGGCTACGGCAACGGCAACGGGTCCGGCGGTAACAACAACAACTGGCCCCCGTCGTACAACCCGACGCCGTCGCAGGACCAGTCGCAGCCCGAGGACCCGACGAACGACCCGACGAACGACCCGACCACGCCGACGGAGACGGAGACGAACGAGGAACCGCCGCCACCGCCGGAGACCGACCCGGGGGCGGGCGGCGCGGACGGCGGCCCGGTCAGCGGTGGTACGGAGGGTGGCGGAGACATCGGCGCCGTGACCGGCGGCTGA
- a CDS encoding protein kinase domain-containing protein translates to MSQDGAQGHNAGRALAGGRYRLRDLLGRGGMASVHLAYDSVLDRQVAIKTLHTELGREQAFRERFRREAQAVAKLTHTNIVSVFDTGEDEVDGMTMPYIVMEYVEGRPLGSVLDEDVRQQGAMPADKALKITADVLAALEISHEKGLVHRDIKPGNVMIDKRGVVKVMDFGIARAMQSGVTSMTQTGMVVGTPQYLSPEQALGRGVDARSDLYSVGIMLFQLVTGRLPFDADSPLAIAYAHVQEEPPLASSVNRALPPAVDALITRALKKNPNERFPSAEAMRGECLRVSQSVQAAPPSIVPGPQGQSGSGVGSAVFPPVDQSSAPGVQGSVQTPYQPAPHPNPYGTPAPAPSPPSVGYGYPQQSGYQTPHPSPYAPQQGGPSTPPPYSLTPQNPTSGGSGRGRNNKPVIIGSIAVSVLAVGGLVAALLSNGGGNGGNRGGGGSSPSVSAPAEKEAGHRGPDPSRTIDPDECTEPKESYNDPDKIEIPKLKFKYIKSVKECFQEAGWDLDVRDVNENTYGEGTVMNQFPAAGTAVDPADMPKIQLYVSTGNPPSA, encoded by the coding sequence ATGAGCCAGGACGGCGCACAGGGCCACAACGCGGGGCGGGCGCTCGCCGGCGGCCGCTACCGACTGCGGGACCTGCTCGGCCGGGGCGGCATGGCCTCGGTCCACCTCGCGTACGACAGTGTGCTCGACCGCCAGGTCGCCATCAAGACCTTGCACACGGAACTCGGCCGGGAGCAGGCCTTCCGCGAACGCTTCCGCCGCGAGGCCCAGGCCGTGGCGAAGCTCACGCACACCAACATCGTCTCGGTCTTCGACACCGGCGAGGACGAGGTGGACGGCATGACGATGCCGTACATCGTCATGGAGTACGTCGAGGGCCGCCCGCTCGGCTCCGTGCTCGACGAGGACGTACGGCAGCAGGGCGCGATGCCCGCCGACAAGGCGCTGAAGATCACCGCCGACGTGCTGGCCGCCCTGGAGATCAGCCACGAGAAGGGCCTGGTCCACCGGGACATCAAGCCGGGCAACGTGATGATCGACAAGCGCGGCGTGGTCAAGGTGATGGACTTCGGCATCGCCCGCGCCATGCAGTCCGGCGTGACGTCGATGACGCAGACCGGCATGGTCGTCGGCACCCCGCAGTACCTCTCGCCGGAGCAGGCGCTCGGCCGGGGCGTCGACGCGCGCTCCGACCTGTACTCGGTCGGCATCATGCTCTTCCAGCTGGTCACCGGGCGGCTCCCGTTCGACGCGGACTCGCCGCTGGCCATCGCGTACGCGCACGTGCAGGAGGAACCGCCGCTCGCCTCCTCGGTCAACCGCGCGCTTCCCCCGGCCGTCGACGCGCTGATCACCCGCGCGCTGAAGAAGAACCCGAACGAGCGTTTCCCCAGCGCCGAGGCCATGCGCGGCGAGTGCCTGCGGGTGAGCCAGTCCGTCCAGGCGGCCCCGCCGAGCATCGTCCCCGGTCCCCAGGGGCAGAGCGGCTCGGGCGTCGGCTCCGCGGTGTTCCCGCCGGTCGACCAGTCGTCGGCGCCGGGGGTCCAGGGCAGCGTCCAGACGCCGTACCAGCCGGCCCCGCACCCGAACCCGTACGGCACTCCGGCCCCCGCGCCGTCCCCTCCGTCTGTGGGGTACGGCTATCCGCAGCAGAGCGGCTACCAGACGCCCCACCCGTCGCCGTACGCCCCGCAGCAGGGCGGCCCGTCGACCCCGCCGCCGTACAGCCTGACACCCCAGAACCCGACTTCGGGCGGTTCGGGCCGCGGCAGGAACAACAAACCGGTGATCATCGGCTCGATCGCCGTGTCCGTGCTCGCCGTCGGCGGCCTGGTCGCGGCACTGCTGTCCAACGGCGGGGGGAACGGCGGCAACCGGGGCGGCGGGGGCAGCTCCCCGTCGGTGTCCGCGCCCGCCGAGAAGGAAGCCGGCCACCGGGGGCCCGACCCGTCCAGGACGATCGACCCGGACGAGTGCACGGAGCCGAAGGAGTCGTACAACGACCCCGACAAGATCGAGATCCCGAAGCTGAAGTTCAAGTACATCAAGTCGGTCAAGGAGTGCTTCCAGGAAGCCGGCTGGGACCTGGACGTGCGCGACGTCAACGAGAACACCTACGGCGAAGGAACGGTCATGAACCAGTTCCCCGCCGCGGGCACGGCCGTCGACCCCGCGGACATGCCCAAGATCCAGCTCTACGTCTCCACGGGCAACCCGCCGTCCGCCTGA
- a CDS encoding bacterial proteasome activator family protein — MEMPRNERSPDNPQVLVVGQDGMALGGGTGDEDSREVPVTEQVEQPAKVMRIGSMIKQLLEEVRAAPLDEASRARLKEIHASSVKELEDGLAPQLVEELERLSLPFTDEATPSDAELRIAQAQLVGWLEGLFHGIQTTLFAQQMAARAQLEQMRRALPPGMGDGGQEEPPMGGRVGGPYL, encoded by the coding sequence ATGGAGATGCCGAGGAACGAACGGTCGCCGGACAATCCGCAGGTACTGGTCGTCGGCCAGGACGGCATGGCGCTCGGTGGCGGCACCGGGGACGAGGACTCCCGCGAGGTTCCGGTGACGGAGCAGGTGGAGCAGCCCGCGAAGGTCATGCGGATCGGCAGCATGATCAAGCAGCTGCTGGAGGAGGTGCGCGCGGCCCCTCTGGACGAGGCCAGCCGGGCGAGGCTCAAGGAGATCCACGCCAGCTCGGTGAAGGAGCTGGAGGACGGGCTCGCGCCGCAGCTGGTCGAGGAGCTGGAGCGGCTCTCCCTGCCCTTCACGGACGAGGCGACCCCGAGCGACGCCGAACTGCGGATCGCGCAGGCCCAGCTGGTGGGCTGGCTGGAGGGCCTCTTCCACGGCATCCAGACCACGCTCTTCGCCCAGCAGATGGCCGCGCGTGCCCAGCTGGAGCAGATGCGTCGCGCCCTCCCGCCGGGCATGGGCGACGGCGGCCAGGAGGAACCCCCGATGGGCGGCCGCGTAGGCGGCCCGTACCTGTAG
- a CDS encoding NAD(P)H-quinone oxidoreductase: MYAITIPEPGGPEALVWEQVPDPVPGPGEVLVEVVAGAVNRADIIQRQGFYDPPPGASPYPGLECSGRITALGPGVTGWAVGDEVCALLAGGGYAQQVAVPIGQLLPVPEGLDVKQAAALPEVVCTVWSNVFMVAHLRPGETLLVHGGSSGIGTMAIQLAKAVGARIAVTAGTKEKLDRCAELGADILIDYREQDFVAELKEATGGAGADVILDIMGAKYLDRNVQALAVNGRLAIIGMQGGVKGELNIGALLRKRAAISATSLRARPLEEKAAIVAAVREHVWPLIADGHVRPVVDRELPMPEAAEAHRVVEESGHVGKVLLVAP, from the coding sequence ATGTATGCGATCACGATTCCCGAACCCGGTGGGCCCGAGGCGCTGGTGTGGGAGCAGGTCCCCGATCCCGTCCCCGGACCGGGCGAGGTGCTCGTCGAGGTGGTGGCCGGTGCCGTCAACCGCGCCGACATCATCCAACGGCAGGGCTTCTACGACCCCCCGCCCGGCGCCTCCCCCTACCCCGGCCTGGAGTGTTCCGGGCGGATCACCGCGCTCGGACCCGGTGTGACCGGGTGGGCGGTCGGTGACGAGGTCTGCGCGCTGCTCGCCGGCGGTGGCTACGCCCAGCAGGTCGCCGTCCCCATCGGACAGCTGCTCCCCGTCCCGGAGGGGCTCGACGTCAAGCAGGCGGCGGCGCTCCCGGAGGTGGTCTGCACGGTCTGGTCGAACGTCTTCATGGTGGCCCATCTCCGCCCCGGCGAGACCCTGCTCGTGCACGGTGGGTCCAGCGGCATCGGCACCATGGCCATCCAGCTCGCCAAGGCCGTCGGCGCCAGGATCGCCGTCACCGCCGGAACCAAGGAGAAGCTGGACCGCTGCGCCGAACTGGGTGCCGACATCCTGATCGACTACCGCGAACAGGACTTCGTCGCCGAGCTGAAGGAGGCGACCGGCGGCGCGGGCGCGGACGTCATCCTCGACATCATGGGCGCCAAGTACCTGGACCGTAACGTCCAGGCCCTCGCGGTCAACGGCCGGCTCGCGATCATCGGCATGCAGGGCGGCGTCAAGGGCGAACTGAACATCGGCGCCCTCCTGCGCAAGCGCGCCGCGATCAGCGCGACGTCACTGCGCGCCCGGCCGCTGGAGGAGAAGGCGGCGATCGTCGCGGCCGTCCGGGAACACGTGTGGCCCCTGATCGCCGACGGCCATGTCCGTCCCGTCGTCGACCGTGAGCTCCCGATGCCGGAGGCGGCCGAGGCCCACCGCGTCGTGGAGGAGAGCGGCCACGTCGGCAAGGTGCTGCTGGTCGCGCCGTAG
- a CDS encoding potassium channel family protein, whose amino-acid sequence MKLSGQDAIARQADEHLVTHRVKLPRKVLEHPIRQVTKRLSMALLILVVTALIVYLDRGGYNDGADGTLDFLDAFYYATVTLSTTGYGDITPVSDSARLTNILVVTPLRVMFLIILVGTTLEALTERTREEWRLNRWRSTLRDHTVVVGFGTKGRSAIRTICKTGLRKEQVVVVDPSDKAIEAAAADGYAGVIGDATRSEVLKRAEVYRAKQIIIATQRDDTAVLVTLTARQLNRGAKIAVAVREEENAPLLKQSGADAVITSASAAGRLLGLSLLSPAAGVVMEDLIQQGTGLDMVERPVIKAEVGKTPREVDDLVVSVLRGHRLLGYDDANVGTLELTDRLITIVRRTPARQVAPDMRPLPRD is encoded by the coding sequence GTGAAACTTTCGGGTCAGGACGCCATTGCTCGCCAGGCGGACGAGCACTTGGTGACACATCGGGTGAAGCTGCCGAGGAAGGTGCTCGAGCACCCGATCCGCCAGGTCACCAAACGGCTGTCCATGGCTTTGCTGATCCTCGTGGTGACGGCGTTGATCGTGTACCTCGACCGCGGCGGCTACAACGACGGCGCCGACGGCACCCTCGACTTCCTCGATGCCTTCTACTACGCGACCGTCACCCTCTCCACCACGGGATACGGCGACATCACGCCGGTCAGCGACAGTGCCCGGCTGACCAATATCCTCGTCGTCACACCGTTGCGCGTGATGTTCCTGATCATCCTGGTCGGCACCACCCTCGAAGCCCTCACCGAACGCACCCGGGAGGAGTGGCGACTGAACCGCTGGAGGTCCACGTTGCGTGATCACACCGTTGTCGTCGGATTCGGCACGAAGGGCAGGTCCGCGATCCGGACCATCTGCAAGACGGGGCTCCGCAAGGAGCAGGTCGTGGTGGTCGACCCCAGCGACAAGGCGATCGAAGCCGCCGCGGCCGACGGATACGCGGGCGTCATAGGGGACGCGACGCGCAGCGAGGTGCTGAAGCGGGCCGAGGTGTACCGGGCGAAGCAGATCATCATCGCCACACAGCGCGACGACACCGCTGTGCTGGTGACGCTGACGGCCCGACAGCTCAACCGCGGCGCGAAGATCGCGGTCGCGGTGCGCGAGGAGGAGAACGCTCCGCTGCTGAAGCAGTCCGGCGCCGACGCGGTCATCACCAGCGCCAGCGCGGCCGGCCGGCTGCTCGGGCTGTCGCTGCTCAGCCCCGCGGCCGGCGTGGTGATGGAGGACCTCATCCAGCAGGGCACCGGGCTCGACATGGTCGAACGGCCGGTCATAAAGGCCGAGGTGGGCAAGACGCCGCGAGAGGTCGACGATCTGGTGGTGAGCGTCCTGCGCGGGCACCGGTTGCTCGGCTACGACGACGCGAACGTCGGGACGCTCGAGCTGACCGACCGGCTGATCACGATCGTGCGGAGGACGCCGGCCAGGCAGGTGGCGCCCGACATGCGCCCGCTCCCCCGGGACTGA
- a CDS encoding molybdopterin molybdotransferase MoeA: MTAPDARADEDTESAESAESAESTRKTEDAEDADDLDVEEALALVNEASGRTPGRTPGHAPSAHRPRRHGVPWTDARAIAERAGRNGTARNGTGSRAAHRARAAPVSVPLDAALGLTLAAPLTALTDLPSFDTSAMDGWAVSGPGPWTVREEGVLAGHAAHTPLTDGEAARIATGARVPPETTAVLRSEHGRTDAKGRLHAAAPRSGGTAQAGHAATVAHGQDIRPRGQECRSGDQLLSAGTLVTPAVLGLAAAAGYDTLSAFPRPRVEVLVLGDELLTAGLPHDGLIRDALGPMLPPWLRALGAEVTAVRRVRDDAHTLHKAITKSDADLVVTTGGTAAGPVDHVHPTLSRIGAELLVDGVEVRPGHPMLLARTKENQHLVGLPGNPLAAVSGLLTLAEPLLRTLAARPAPEPYTMPLRDAVHGHPHDTRLIPVALRGDIALPLHYNGPAMLRGIAAADALAVVPPGGTRPRQEAELLDLPWASGGIGVCFT, from the coding sequence ATGACCGCGCCCGACGCCCGAGCCGACGAGGACACCGAGAGCGCCGAGAGCGCCGAGAGCGCCGAGAGCACCAGGAAAACCGAGGACGCCGAGGACGCCGATGATCTCGACGTGGAGGAGGCTCTCGCCCTCGTGAACGAAGCTTCCGGCCGCACCCCCGGCCGCACCCCTGGGCACGCCCCCTCCGCGCACCGCCCACGCCGCCACGGCGTCCCCTGGACCGACGCCCGCGCCATCGCCGAGCGCGCAGGCCGCAACGGCACCGCCCGCAACGGCACCGGAAGCCGTGCCGCCCACCGCGCCCGGGCCGCCCCGGTCTCCGTGCCGCTCGACGCCGCCCTCGGCCTCACCCTGGCCGCCCCCCTCACGGCCCTCACCGACCTGCCCTCCTTCGACACCTCGGCCATGGACGGCTGGGCGGTCTCCGGCCCGGGCCCCTGGACCGTGCGGGAGGAAGGCGTCCTCGCCGGGCACGCCGCGCACACGCCGCTCACCGACGGCGAAGCCGCCCGGATCGCCACCGGCGCCCGGGTCCCCCCGGAGACCACCGCCGTCCTCCGCAGCGAACACGGTCGCACCGACGCCAAGGGCCGCCTGCACGCCGCCGCGCCCCGGAGCGGCGGCACGGCCCAGGCCGGGCACGCCGCCACGGTCGCGCACGGTCAGGACATCCGTCCCCGCGGCCAGGAATGCCGCAGCGGCGACCAGTTGCTGTCGGCCGGCACCCTGGTGACGCCCGCCGTGCTGGGCCTCGCCGCGGCCGCCGGATACGACACCCTCAGCGCATTCCCCCGGCCCCGCGTCGAGGTCCTGGTCCTCGGCGACGAGCTGCTCACGGCGGGCCTTCCGCACGACGGGCTGATCCGGGACGCGCTCGGTCCGATGCTGCCGCCCTGGCTGCGCGCACTCGGCGCCGAGGTCACCGCGGTCCGCCGGGTCCGCGACGACGCGCACACGCTGCACAAGGCGATCACGAAATCCGATGCCGATCTCGTCGTCACCACCGGCGGCACCGCCGCAGGCCCGGTCGACCACGTCCACCCGACGCTGAGCCGTATCGGGGCCGAACTCCTGGTGGACGGGGTCGAGGTGCGCCCCGGGCACCCCATGCTCCTGGCCCGCACCAAGGAGAACCAGCACCTCGTCGGTCTGCCGGGCAACCCCCTCGCCGCCGTCTCCGGGCTGCTCACGCTCGCCGAACCCCTGCTGCGTACCCTCGCGGCCCGCCCGGCTCCCGAGCCGTACACGATGCCGCTGCGGGACGCGGTCCACGGGCATCCGCACGACACCCGGCTCATCCCCGTCGCGCTGCGCGGGGACATCGCCCTGCCGCTGCACTACAACGGTCCCGCCATGCTGCGCGGCATCGCGGCGGCCGATGCCCTCGCCGTCGTACCGCCGGGCGGTACGCGGCCCCGGCAGGAGGCGGAACTGCTCGACCTCCCCTGGGCGTCCGGGGGAATCGGGGTGTGTTTCACGTGA
- a CDS encoding DUF6457 domain-containing protein produces MTEYELPGAPGTGPDAVGDRERDRDRERDRGRDPAPDAAVPLEPAAYDALVLAGGGARRLGGADKPGVRVGGRALLDRVLAACADARTTVVVADPRPTARPVLWAREEPTGGGPLAALDAGIRLSTAAYVVLLSADLPFLDDRTVDELLTTLRTSPADGVVLTDADGRDQPLVAAYRTAALRRELAALGERHGRLAGLPLRRLTGSLDLTRIFGPVASFDCDTWDDIAAARARIREHGHVLDEWITAVKDELGIDLDVDTGVLLDLARDAAHGVARPAAPLTTFLVGYAAARAGGDREAVAEAVRKAAALATRWADEDTPDVTPAAPDAAPGTSPDAR; encoded by the coding sequence GTGACCGAGTACGAGCTCCCGGGTGCTCCTGGTACCGGACCCGATGCCGTTGGTGACCGAGAGCGGGACCGAGACCGCGAGCGGGACCGGGGCCGTGACCCCGCGCCGGATGCGGCGGTGCCGCTCGAGCCCGCCGCGTACGACGCCCTCGTGCTCGCCGGTGGCGGTGCCCGACGGCTCGGGGGCGCGGACAAGCCCGGCGTGCGGGTGGGCGGCCGGGCGTTGCTCGACCGGGTGCTCGCGGCCTGCGCCGACGCCCGCACCACCGTGGTCGTGGCCGACCCCCGCCCCACCGCCCGGCCCGTGCTCTGGGCGCGCGAGGAGCCGACGGGCGGCGGCCCGCTCGCCGCGCTCGACGCCGGGATCCGGCTCAGCACCGCGGCGTACGTCGTGCTGCTCTCCGCCGACCTGCCCTTCCTCGACGACCGCACGGTCGACGAGCTGCTGACCACCCTCCGTACGAGCCCGGCCGACGGGGTCGTACTGACCGACGCCGACGGCCGGGACCAGCCACTCGTGGCCGCGTACCGCACAGCGGCCCTGCGCCGCGAACTCGCCGCACTCGGCGAACGGCACGGCCGACTGGCCGGACTGCCGCTGCGCCGGCTGACCGGCTCGCTCGACCTCACCCGGATCTTCGGCCCGGTGGCGTCCTTCGACTGCGACACCTGGGACGACATCGCCGCCGCCAGAGCACGCATCAGGGAGCATGGACACGTGTTGGATGAATGGATTACCGCAGTCAAGGACGAGCTGGGCATCGATCTGGACGTCGACACCGGCGTACTCCTCGACCTCGCCCGTGACGCCGCCCACGGTGTGGCCAGGCCGGCGGCGCCGCTGACCACCTTCCTCGTCGGTTACGCGGCGGCCCGCGCGGGCGGTGACCGGGAAGCCGTGGCCGAGGCCGTCCGCAAGGCCGCGGCCCTCGCCACCCGCTGGGCCGACGAGGACACCCCCGACGTCACCCCTGCCGCCCCCGACGCCGCTCCCGGCACGAGTCCGGACGCCCGATGA